Proteins from one Malaya genurostris strain Urasoe2022 chromosome 2, Malgen_1.1, whole genome shotgun sequence genomic window:
- the LOC131428096 gene encoding uncharacterized protein LOC131428096 has product MILVNVVAKRLDKETLKQWESQLSQEELPSYIEMMDYLRERTRILQKMTGYAEQRPSSALKPRTKSEQKIQPARNFVQTKESCYCCNGDHLIYKCGQFKELNVSSRYAKVKQAGLCFNCLRHGHRTLDCNSDKTCKSCKRKHHSLLHEEKPVPVNQSDNQPTEQTPKSDDCQEAAVQSGSVNCATSLMMTQQVLLSTAEILVTEAGNISFPCRVLLDSGSDSNLISEPFAKRLKLTLVKINMPISGLNNTETQAKYKISTKISSRVNSFSAILEFLVVPTITNLPTAKVDIRSWSLPASLALVDPSFYVPKEIQMIIGAELFFDLVKNGRMKLAAGSPMLVETNLGWIVSGPVKGQWSSRKGGVCQLNLCEEQINHTLARFWELETVQEASPFTPEEQAIENHFVETHSRDDIGRYTVRLPFNKNKGQLGDSLETARSRFNRLLRSFVDTNKQIRYTEFMTENQTLGHMVEVFDNPKDGYFLPHHAVYKES; this is encoded by the coding sequence ATGATTTTAGTGAATGTGGTTGCTAAACGTCTGGATAAAGAAACACTGAAACAGTGGGAGTCGCAGCTATCCCAGGAGGAGCTGCCCTCATACATTGAAATGATGGATTACCTGCGCGAACGAACCCGCATTCTACAGAAGATGACTGGTTATGCAGAACAAAGGCCATCCAGCGCTCTGAAACCGAGAACCAAGTCAGAACAGAAGATCCAGCCAGCAAGAAACTTCGTACAGACAAAAGAATCTTGTTACTGTTGTAATGGAGACCATCTCATTTACAAGTGTGGTCAATTTAAGGAACTAAACGTAAGTAGTCGATATGCCAAGGTGAAACAGGCCGGACTATGTTTCAATTGCTTGCGTCATGGGCATCGTACATTGGATTGTAATTCTGACAAGACCTGTAAGAGCTGCAAGCGAAAGCATCATAGTCTCCTTCATGAAGAAAAGCCTGTACCTGTGAACCAATCCGACAACCAGCCTACTGAACAAACTCCGAAGTCTGATGATTGTCAAGAAGCAGCTGTGCAATCTGGATCAGTAAATTGTGCAACGTCGCTGATGATGACACAACAAGTGTTGCTGTCCACTGCAGAAATACTTGTTACAGAAGCTGGAAATATTAGCTTTCCGTGTCGCGTATTATTGGATTCAGGTTCGGATTCGAATTTAATCTCTGAGCCGTTTGCGAAACGATTGAAGCTCACCCTAGTAAAAATCAACATGCCGATCAGCGGATTGAATAACACTGAAACTCAAGCTAAGTATAAAATTTCTACGAAAATAAGTTCACGAGTCAATTCTTTTAGCGCTATTCTGGAGTTCTTGGTTGTACCAACCATCACAAACTTACCAACGGCCAAAGTAGATATTCGATCCTGGTCGCTACCCGCTAGTCTTGCTCTGGTGGACCCGTCTTTTTATGTTCCCAAAGAAATCCAAATGATCATTGGCGCTGAactatttttcgatctcgtaaAAAATGGACGCATGAAATTAGCAGCTGGAAGTCCTATGCTGGTTGAAACCAACCTGGGATGGATTGTCAGTGGTCCCGTAAAGGGTCAGTGGTCCAGTCGTAAAGGAGGTGTTTGTCAACTAAACTTGTGCGAAGAGCAGATAAACCACACACTTGCAAGATTTTGGGAATTGGAAACTGTCCAAGAAGCATCCCCATTTACACCTGAAGAACAAGCCATCGAAAATCACTTTGTAGAAACTCATTCTCGTGACGACATTGGTCGATATACTGTACGATTGCCGTTCAACAAAAACAAGGGTCAACTTGGTGACTCGTTGGAAACTGCTCGAAGTCGATTCAATCGACTATTGCGATCGTTTGTAGATACGAACAAACAGATTCGCTATACTGAATTCATGACAGAAAACCAGACTCTAGGACACATGGTTGAGGTTTTCGATAATCCTAAAGATGGTTACTTTCTCCCGCATCACGCGGTGTATAAGGAGTCTTAA